A segment of the bacterium genome:
GCCAACGAAAACAAGCGCGTCCTTGATAACCTCAACAACCTGTCCAATGAAATGGTTGAATCGATCGCGAACATGGTGAACCAGTGTAAAACGCTGGAGGTCAAGATAAAATCGTTCAGTGAGGATTATAAAAAGATCGGGGTTGATTTCAACCAGTACGTGAGCGCGATCCGCTCAAGCACCGACGCTTCCGAGCGGATACTCGAGGTGCTTAACGAACACGAAAAAGGCATTTCCATCCTGGAGCGCAAGGCGAAAACGCTCATTTTTTGCGAGACTGAAGATCCGCTCGAACTCGACCCGGCCAATAAGACTGATTCAACGAGCCACCAGGTCGTGACCCAGATCTTCACCGGGCTGTTAAGTTTTGATTCATGCCTGCATTTGATCCCGGGAGTGGCTGATTCCTTTGCTGTCTCAAAAGACGGCCGCACGTGGGATTTTACCCTGAAGAGGGGCGTGAAATACCATAATGGTTCGATGGTAACCGCGCGCGATGTCGTGTCCACGATCCAGCGGGTCTTACGGGGACCGAATATGAGCTTCATTGATTATGCCGATGAGGTGCTTGCGCTCGATGAATTAAGAGTACGGTTCACGCTTAAATATCCTTACCTGCCGTTCCTGGCGAATCTGGCATGCGGGGCGTGCGATATCACACCGCTTGATTTTTCCGCGAATAAACCTGTGGGGTGCGGTCCGTACAAATTTATCAGCTGGGAAAAGGGCAAAGAGATAGTGCTCGAGGCGAATGAAGAATTTTTTGACGGCCAGCCGTCTGTCCAGCAAGTCATTATAAAGATCGTTCCTGACAATAATGAATCGCTGGCGCTTTTCCAGGAAGGCAAGATCTCGCTCATGCAGTTATCAGCCAACATCGCGTCCCGGTTTAACCAGGATGAAGTCAGGACCGGACCAGTGCTGTCCACTCAGTACATTGGTATAAACATGCGGATGGAAACTCCACTCAAGGACCGGCGCGTACGCCAGGCGATGAACCATGTATTGGACCGCGATCATTATGCCAAGGATATAATGCAGAACACTGCGGTCCCCGGATACGGGATCTTTCCGCCGGGCATGGCAGTCTTCAACAGCGAGCTTGAAAGTTACCGCTATGACCTGAAAAAAGCGCGCGACCTGATGAGGGAGGCCGGACACCCGCATGGGATCGACAATACTTTTGTTCTGGACATTCGTGAAGGTCAGGAGCCCGCTCTCCGGGCCGAATACATCAAAAATTCTCTGGAAAAGATCGGCGTCAAGGTCGTCCTGAACCCGCTTCCCTGGAGGGACCTGCTCGAGAAGTCGTACAACGGTGAATCTGTGCTCGCCATGCGGGGATGGGTGTCCGATAATGGTGATCCCGACAATTTCCTTTTTCCACTTTTCCATTCGCGAAGCTTTGGACGACCGGGCAACATCACTTATTATCACAATAAAGAGATCGAGGATATGATCGAAACCGCACGTTCTGAACGCAGCGTAAAGCGCCGTCTGCAGCTATATCAAAAAATGGAGCGGATCATCGTCCATGACGCCCCCTGGATATTCTTATCGCATGGCGTTGACAGCTGGGCGGTCAGGAACGATGTCGGCGGATTCAAGGTTGATCCTTTTGGCATCGTACGCTTTAGGAATCTCTGGTGCGTGTGATGGATACGATCATAGTTTTCAGGGTCGGTGAGGAGCTTATTGGTATCGATATCGCTAAAGTCCGAGAAGTGACCGAGGTACAGGTTCCGGTCGCAGTGCCGCGCGCGCCTGACTTCTTGCTGGGATTGGTGAATGTCAGAGGAGAGGTCGTGCCGGTCCTGTCGTTACGAAAAAGGCTCGGTTTTGGCGGCGATGAACTTGGCTCGGTATTGCTGGTCGTGGACCACGAAGGGAGAGTGGCGGGTCTCAAGGTCGACGCCCTGCTAGGGACACGTAAGATCGTGGAGCGCAATATCCGCAAGGATTCCGAGCTTCTGTCGACCAAAAAGGAGAAGGATTTCTTTTTGGGCGTTTATGAAACGGACGAAAAACCGGTTCTCATATTGGATTTATCCAAGACCTTATCAAAGGAGGATACATGAGGGTTCTGATCGTGGACGATGCAATGTTCATGCGTCGTATGCTCAGCGACATACTGGAAAAAGGCGGTCACACTATCTGCGGCGAGGCGGCAACTGGAAAGGAAGCGGTTGATCAATACAAACAGCTTAAACCTGACTTGGTGACGATGGACATCATCATGCCTGACATGAGCGGCATCGAAGCTGTGAAAGAGATCAAGAAGATCGATCCCCGTGCGAGGATCCTGATGGTCTCGGCGATGGGCCAGCAAGCTCTGGTCCTGGAAGCGGTGCAAGCGGGTGCAGTCGACTACGTGGTTAAACCGTTCCAGCCTTCACGGGTGCTGGAATCGATTGAAAGGATCATAAAGAAATAGACCATGGAAAGTTACCTGGAACTTTTTATCAGCGAGACCGAGGAATTCATAAAGAACCTTAACCGCGAACTGCTTGTTCTCGAATCCGATACCAAGCGGTCATCCTCGATACTCGAGGTGTTCCGGGCATTCCATTCGATCAAAGGAATGGCACAGACCATGGGTTTTGACGACCTCGCGACGGTTACCCACCGCGTTGAAGACCTGTTGACCCCGGCAAAACAGTCAGGTGTGATCGATATTCAGCTTGTCAATTTTTTGTTCATTGTGGCGGATTTTCTTCATGAATCGGTGCAGGCGATCCGGCAGAAAAAATCGACGCCACCGGCCGGCCCTATAATACAAACCATTGAAAAACTAGCGCGCGGGGAGATCATCGACATCACAGAACAGGGTGTGTCGGCCAAAGAAATTTCCGAGATAAAAGTAAAAATGTCGAAGCTTGATAAACTATTCAATCTTACCAATGAGTTGCTTATAACAAAATCGCGGCTTTTAAAGCTCAGTCATCAGCTTGGTGATCAGGATATTATTATGACGGGAGAAAACGCTTCCCGTCTCATCAGCTCCCTGCAGGACGAAGTAATGCGCCTACGGATGATGCCCTTGTCGACCGTCTTCGAATTTTTTCCCAGATGGCTAAGGGATGAGGCAAAGCGGGAGCAAAAGGACGTTGAGTTCGTGATGACCGGCGGAGAGATCGAAGTCGACCGTTCGATCATCGATGTGCTCAAGGAACCTCTCATGCACCTGTTGCGCAATGCGCTGGACCACGGTATCGAGAACAAGGGAAAGATAACGCTCGGTGCGTATCGGGAAAAAGATCGGATCCGTATTTCCGTGACCGATAACGGAAAAGGGATTGATGCCGACGAGGTGCGCCGGCTTGCCGTGGAACGCAAGATCCTGTCCGCTGAGCAGGCGAGGATCATGCATAAAAATGACGTATACAAGATATTGGTCATGCCCAATTTTTCTACAAAGAAAGAAGTGACCGCCATGTCCGGGAGAGGGATCGGGCTTGACATCGTGAACGCCGCGGTCACGAAACTGGGCGGCCGGCTGGAGATCGCGTCCGAAAAGAGCGCCGGTTCTGCTTTCACGGTTGAACTCCCTTTAAGCCTGGCCATCGTACGAGCGATGGTGTTTACCCTGAATAAACAGCGGTTCGCCCTGCCTTTGAACTACGTGAAAGAAACCTTTTATATTGAAGAGGATTCCGTGAAAACGATTTTTCACCGGGAACTTTTTCCGCTGCGCGACGAGATCCTTCCTCTGGTCAGGGTTGGAGAACAACTCAACGGCGGCAGTACGGCCGGCAGAAAATCGGTCATCGTCGTGCAGTATCAGAATATCAAGCGCGGATTCATTATCGATGAAATAATCGACGAAGAAGAAGTCGTGGTAAAGAAACTCGATCCCTTGCTTCCCAGCACGATTTATTCAGGCAGTTCCGTCTATGCAGATGGCCAGCCGATACTCATTATTGATCCAAGGGGGTTTGAATGATAAATGCCAAGAGCCTTACTCCCGTTCAAATTGATGCTTTGACTGAAGTCGCAAACATCGGGAGCGGTCATGCCGCCACGTCATTGTCACAACTACTGGGCAAAAAGGTCATGGTGCGCGTACCAAAGATCTACACGGGCGCACTTGAGGATGTGATCCTTAGGATCGCTGATCCTAATGATGTTGTCGCTTCGGTCCTACTATATTTTCTGGGCGACCTCACCGGTCGAACGCTCTTGCTATATCCCTACGAAGATGCCCAGGAACTCACCGCCCTGTTGCTGCCGGAAAAGCAGGAAAATACGATGGAACTGCAGGAAAGCCTCCTCAAGGAAGTGTCCAACATCCTTTCGTGCGCTTATATGAACGCGTTGGGGGAGCTCCTGGGGCTCTTGATCCTACCATCGGTGCCGGGTATGATCATTGACATGGTGGGTGCCGTGCTCTCAAGCGTAGTCGTTGAATTTGGCCGGGAGAAAGATTTTATCTTCTGTATTGAAACTGAGTTCGATCTTGGTGATACACCGCGGCCGCTCCGCGCCTATTTTCTCCTTCTTCCGGATACTACAAGTCTCGAGTTGATCCTTAAAAAGCTAAACCTGGCGGACTAGCGAGCTAGCCATGATATCATCTGAGGAATACAAGATACTCAAGAGCTTCGCGGAACGAATACCCGACAATGACCCGGGAGCGCATAATAACCTTGCCGTTGTTTACTACAACAAGGGACTCTATGATGATGCCATCGGTGAGCTGGAAAAGGCTTTGCAGATCGATCCGAATTTTTTGCTGGCTCGGAACAACATGGACCTGATTCTGAAAAAGTCTGGAAAACTTGAAGACAAAGCCAAGGAATTGGGCCGCATGATCGAGACGGAACCGTTCGATGAGCACAGCACTTTGGAGCTCGCCGACACTTACAGGAAATTGAATCGTTTTTCACAGGCGATCATCTTTTATAAAAAGGTCCTGGACTACAATCCCGGTTCCTACGAAGCCCACTTTGGACTGGGGATTACGCTGCGTTCCCTGGGGAAGTACGATGACGCCCTGGAAGAGCTAAAAAGAAGCCTTGAAATAAAGATATCACCGGAAGGGTACCGATCGCTCGGTGAAGTGTACTTCAACAAAGGGGTCATCGATCTAGCGATTAAGAGCTTCCAAGAATCGATCCTCATGGATTCAGCTTCGGCCGAGGGGCACTTCCTTCTTGGTTTTGCGCTCGGTGAGAAAGGAAAACTCAAGGAAGGGCTCGAAGAGATCCACCGGGCGATCGCGATTAATCCGGCGCTCGCGCAATTCGAACCGAATTTGCCCATTGACCTTAAGGAACATAAAGGCCAGTGGGATTTTTTAAAGGAACAACTGGGGATCCCCAAAGCCTCGGTCAATGAATACCAGGCCCATTTTAATCTCGGGATAACGTATTTAAATAAGGGTTTGTTCAGCGAATCAAAGAGAGAATTTGACGAATGCCTTAAAGTCCGGAACGACCATGCGGAACTCTTGACCGCTCTTGGCGAGATCGAGATATTTTTGAATCATCTTCCCGAAGCGCGGAAGCATCTGGACCGCAGCCTGGAAATAGATTTTTCCTCCGCGCGCTCTGCCAATGACATGGGGATCGTTTTTCTGAAGAACAATGATTATGCCAATGCCGAGGTTTGGTTCAACAAGGCCATCGGCATCGAACACAATTATCCGTCAGCGGTCAACAACATCGCGGTCGTTGAATTGTCCCAGAACAAGATAGAACCGGCGATCACGCGGCTGCAGCAAGCCGTGAAGCTGGGCAGCCAGGAGGCGCGATATAATTTGGGAATGTACTACTTAAGAAAAGGCGATTATGAGCACGCCCTGAAGACCTTTAACGGCTCCACAGCAGACGATCTTTTTGCCCAGGGGCTTATTTACAGCGAAACCGGACGCGACGAGGAGTCAATCACCGCTTTCAAAGGCACCCTCAATATTGCGCCCATGTATGCAGGCGCTTATTATAACATGGGTTTTGTGCTCATGAAGGTCGGCAAATACGACGAGGGCCTTTCGTATATTCGTAAAGGGATGGAGATCGAACCGAACTTCGAAAAGGAAAAATACCGCCTGGCGATTGACTCGGATCTATATGAATTTGGACCTTATTACACGATCGCTTCCGCAAAAGAGTTGGCTGAAGCGCCGGAGCAGCTGCCGGAATTCTTCCCATCGATCGAACCCGAACCGAATACCGAAGATTTCATTAGCATGGCGGAGAACGCCGTCCGTCGTAACGAACTCGATAACGCGCTGGCCATGGTGGAGGAAGCGATCAAGCGGAGTCCTGAATCCAACCAGCCGATCATTATGAAGGCCAAGATATTGTTCCAGAACGATAACTACGATGATGCGCTTGATGTGCTCAATGCCTATAGCGCGAAACACCCCGATGACACTGAGGTCAAACAGGTGACCGCTGAGCTGCTGAAATCGGTCGGTCAACTCGAAGAAGCCAGGCAGCATTATGAAGCGCTCGCGGAAAAGCAGCCTCAGAAGGCAGAATGGCTCAGCGAACTGGCATCCCTTAATTTTACACTGGGCGCAAACGACCGGGCGCTGGATATCTATAACCGCCTTTTTGCGCTGGACAACAATAATGTGCAGACGCATCTCGGTCTTCTGAAGATCTACCTGAAAAACAATTCCAAGGATAAAGCCCTGACTCATGTGCAGTTCCTGGAGCAGCATCATCCCGACTTGTATGATGCAAATGTGTATACCGGCATTTACTGGCTTGATAATGGCGACAGGCAAAAAGCTGAAAAGTTACTGGAAAAGGCGATCGAACTTGACCATTCAAGGCCGTTGCCCTATTATCACCTGGGCTTGGTCGAAGTCCAGCACGGCGATTTTATGAATGCCTGCGATCATTGGAAAAAAGCACTACTCTTGAGCCCGGATGACGATCTAAGCGAAAAGATCACGCACTGCCTGAATATAACAATGGAAATGTTGGAATTTTTAAAGAAAGAGATCCGATGAACCGTCTTAAAAATTACTGGTCGATACACGCCCCGAGGAGGTGTTAACATAAGATGGCTGACGAACTTATCATAGATTCCAAAGCTCTGATCTTTGCGACTCTTGCCGATGTGTACTTGTCGTCAGGCATGGTCGATGAAGCGATTTCCATCCTTAAGGATGGTCTCGGCAGAAATCCCAATTATACCCTGGGCAAGATCATTTTGGGGCGAGCCTACTATATGAAGGGAAATATAGATGAGGCTTTGAAAACGCTGGAAGCCTTATACCCTGAGGCTAAAGACAGCGAGAACACGAATCTTTATTTAGCCCGGTGCCATAAGCGCATTGGTGACCTCGATAAAGCCGCGCAGTTCTACGAGATCGTCATGAAGATCAATCCGCAGAATAAGGATGCTCGTCAGGAACTCGACAGTATAGCGCCGAAACCTGCGGTTGCATCCCCCAAGGCAGAAGAGCCGGTTATCGAGACTACGAATCTGCCGCCAACTATAAAGGAAGCGGCAGTCGTTGCCGTTCCAATAATGGAAGAACCGGTTATTGTTGATAAAAAACCGCCCGTCGAAAAGATCGATCAGCCGGTCGAACCACCCGTAAAAGAGCCGGTAATCCCCATCGTAGACACTATACCGCAGGCGATGCTGCGGGAAGAGATCGATACCGAAAAAGAAACACTGGAAAGCGCACCGCCGAAAACCGAACCTCAGGCGGTGGAAAAAGAACCTCCGGTCACGGAAAAACCGACAGCTGTTAAGCCCGAACCAAAACCGACGCCCGAACCGGAATTGACCAGAGCGGAGAGAGTCGCGGAGATCGAAAAACTGCTGGGTGCGAAGGCGCCCGAGGAAGCGCCGGTCGTACCACCGCCGGCAAAGCAGGAAAAAGAGACAGCGAAAAAAGAAGAAGAAAAGGCAGAGGAAGTACCGATACTGCCCGAGATCGGGTTCGAGATCCCGACGGCAGCGGCAGCACCACCTGTCCAAGCAGCAGGTGTTTCGCCGCTCGATACGCTTAAGGAACCCATGTCGCACCTTTTGAAGCTCAAAGCAGTAAAGGGCGCGTTCATCTGCTCGCGGGACGGATTGTTGATCCAGAATTCATACGAGGCGCGCGAGGATATAGAAGAGATCGCGGCACTAATCGCGGCGATCTGCAACGAAGCCGATGATTCCTTCAAGTTCCTCAAGGAAGGTGCCATGGAAAAATGCATTATCGAAAAAGGCGACGAATCGGTCTGCGTCGTCACCGCTGGCGAATCGCTCCTGTGCATAGTCACGAAACCGGAAGCTAAACCGGGATTGGTTTTCGTTTACGCCCGCAAGATAATCGAACAGATCCGGGAAATACTCGGGTAGGAGGGGACATGAAACTGCAGGAATTGACAAAGATCCCCAAAGTTCTGGGAGCCGGCGTCGCCGGCAAGGACGGGTTCATCGTGGAAAGCCAATTCGCAGTGGGCTATGATCCGGAAAAATTCGGCGCCATGGCCGCACGGATCATGAACCAGATAAATAAAAGTCTCAAGATCGAAGCCAGTTCGATCATTCTTTATTCGCCTAATATGGTTTTTTTCGCGCGTGCGAAAGGCGATGGGATAATCTTTGCGATCGGTAATAAGGATGCCAACCTCGGCCTGCTAAAGATCAAGTTCGATAAGATCTAAAAGCGCTTCTTATTTATTTTCGAGATCGATCAGGGGATAGGTGTAGCTGTCGGGGATCTTTTGTTTTGACTTTCTGTAATTAGTAATATACTGACCGCAATTGCTGCCGATCTGATTTTCTTGCCATTCACCGATACTTAACAGCACGTCAAAACCCGCGTTCCTCAATTCATCGAGTATCACGCAATCCTGCTTGTCGGGTCTTATACAAGACCGGATATTGTTCGCTACGGCTTTGGAGGTTGGGTTCAGGGGCGTCACCTTAATCATAAAATGCCGGGGATCAAAGTATCGCCGCAGCACGTCGGGATCAACGGGCATGCCTTCCGCTAAGGCAAAATTGAGCGTGATCTTGCGTCCTCCTTCGGAGTAAAAATCGTTACCGTAGTCGGCGATATCTCTGAATTCCCATTTTTTTGCCGGAATCATCCAGTTACGCAATCCAATATCGGTCGTGTGCACGGAAAACTGCAGCTGGAAACGATCGTCATACAAGCTTTTTTTCACTGACAATAGCCGCTTGAAAAAACGGTTATGACCGGCAGGCGCGATCGTTGAAACGCAAGGCATGAGCCCGGGAGCTTCATATCTGCCCGGAAGATGCTCCAGAACATCAATGACCGCGTTGTTGAGCGCCGGCTCGCCAATCCGCGCGAACTGAACCTTGAATTTTTCAGCCGGTATGCGGTTGTCAGGATATCTGTGGCCAACCATATAATCAGTTTGAAACAGCATGTCTTCGGCAGAAAGCATGCCGTGATATGATCCTCCGGCGTCGCAGTAAGGACACTGGATCGGGCATCCATACATCGTGGATATGATCAATACCCATTTCTTATCGCGGGGGCTCGGGGGCTGTATGGCTTCAACGAATTCTATGATCTTGTCGGCACTTTTTTTTGCTAAGTATACCACGGCCAGGTCGTCACTGCCGGTTTTAGCGATCACGCGCATTGATCACACCCTCCGGTCACGTTGTCTACGCATTGTCGTCCATTTATTGTTTATTTCCATGGCTGCGCGCAGGCCGTTGCCGGTTGCGATCGCGATCTGCCGGTACCGGCCATTTTTCGCATCGCCTACAACATAGAGTACTTTTTTGCGGATCAGTTGTTTTTTCAAAACAAGCAATCGCGGTTTCATATAGGCGAGATCAGGCAGTCTGCCTAAGGCGGCAACAATATAATTTACTTTAATTAAATCGTTAAAATGCCGCAATCTGATGAGAACTCTTGTTTTATTAATATCAATTTTCATGATACACACACCACCCAAATAAACAACTCGGCGGCTTTGCAGGGCCGCCTGCCATAAAGCAGGCAGGCATTTGGCTCTTGCGCTTCGGGAAAGAATATAAACATTATTCCTTTTCTGCAGGGATAAGGCATAATCAAAAGCAGCATCACCGGCGCCGATAACGGCGACAGTCCTGCCCGAGATATGACGCAGGGGATGCACCCCGTATATTACTCGACTATCGTCACCGTGAAAAAGAGCTTTGTCCATGCGTCGGGGATAGGTGCCTGAGGCAGCAACCACGATGTCAAAAAAATAGCGTCGGCGGCTTGTTTCAAGAATAAAGCGATCGCGCGAATGATCGAGCATGGAGACTTCATCCCTAACGAATTTTACCGCGTGGCGCCTGAGTTGTTCACTTATTAATCCGGCCAGTTTAAGTCCTGAAATCCCATCGGGAAATCCCAGGTAATTATCAATTCGGTTGGCATTGAGAGCAAGGCCGCCGATCCTGTTGCGCTCGAAGAGGACCGGATCGAAACCATGGCGCCGTAATTGAAGCGCAGCAACGGCGCCCGCGGGTCCTCCGCCAATGACTGCGATCCGGGGCATAGATCCATTGTTGCGAAAGGGCTTCATCTTTTCCGCTTTAAGGAAATGAAGGCATCGATGATCTCTACAGCGCGTACGCATACGGCGAAACCGTGCGCCAGGTTGCGAATCGTGGCCATGTGAAAATCCTCATTTTGAGTCGCGGTCGCATCGACCGCGAAGAAGACCTCGAATCCCCGAACGAAAGCGGAACGCGCCGTTGTTTCGCAGCACAAGTTAGTCATCACGCCGGTGATCACAAGCTGTTTTACTCTTTTTTTTCTTAAGATACCCGAAAGGCCAGTCCTGTAGAATGCGTCGTACTGGGTCTTGGTGATCACCTGAATCCTGCGTCCGGTAGCGCCGACCGTAAGTGCCGGTGCCAGCGCGCTCAGGGTACTTTTTTCAGTGATCATGTCGTTCCACCAGCGGCTAAGCATTTTAGCGTTCTTACCGGTATTGATGTGCCGCGTGATAATGACCGGCCTTCTATTTTTTTGGAATACCGCCATCAGCTTTTTGACGGGTTTGATGATCGCCGGTGCGCTGGGCAGAAATGCATGCGAATTACTATCGGTAAAATACCGCTGCATGTCGATGACCAGCAGGGCAGAGGATCCGGGATCGAATAAGAAGGGATGTTTTTTCCGGTACGGCACTGCCCGTCGTATCATGCTCCGGGCTTTCCCCGATAGGTTGTGTTTTGTAAAATATCGTTCTTTATTCATGATCATGCTAGAGATCGATCTTTTGGCGCTGGTGTCGAGTGGTTTGTGTTTCTTAAGGCGGCGAGGATATCTATTCCCGCTGGCGTCCGTGCAGGGCGCCGTTGAACCAGTATTCGTTCCAGTAGGTTTCGCCGTTCTCTACATGAACGCTGTATTCGATCCGTCTTTCCGTACCATCAGAGTACGTGATCGTTATCACGCCCTTGCTGCGGCTGCCGTTTGCGGTCCATTTGCCAGCTGCGTTGCTTGCGTTGGCATTCCCCCAGCTGCCCTGGTCGTTCCCGCCGCCGTCCGTATAATCACCGCTGTATGAAGCTTCGTAATACTCGTAATAATTTCCGTCCGGCGCGAAGGACATCCTGGTTTCGGTATTGGTGGTGTAATTGATCCAGGTCCCGGCGAAGTTGTTCATAAGTTCAGGTGACTTAGTGACGCCGCTTGATCCGGGCGCGGATTGTTTCTCGGGCGTTTTAGTTTTGTCCTTGACAAAAGGATATGGATAACCATCCGGGAACGTGACAAAGAGGGTGTCATGGCCGAGGGCAACGGGATAATCGACCGGTCCGTATTCGCCATCGACCGTGACTATGCCGTTGGCGAGCGTGTATGCGATCGCTTCGCCGTCAAAAACAAGTTCGCTCTGCGATTTAAAAGTCAGAGCGATGGCGCCATCAGGCGTCTGGCATAGCCATGTGCCCAGGACATCTTTGTAGGTGTTGATCTCTTTGGCATTTAAAGACATGATACATGCGGCTAGACCGAATACAATACCGATTGTTTTCATGATTTTTCTCCCGAAAGGGTAAGGATTATTGAGCCTTTTGATTTTTCGTCTGATTGATGATCGGCAACCGGTTATACTTAACCGTATATTCGTCGATCAGCTTCTTGCTTTCCGCTTCGAAGTCCTGGGCGGTTTGAAAGCGAAAGAAAGATGTGATGGCAAAATCCGGATCACGTTTTTGGTAAAAACCCTCGATCGTCCGAGCAAGACTTTCCGTACCGCCGATGTAGATGATATCCTGGAGAATGTCCGATAGTTCGTAAACACCGGGATAGTCAGGCGCGTTCTTGATCTGTTCCGGTATCAGCTTTCTCCATCCACTGTCAATCGGCATGGATTATTATATAAATCAAATGCGATTAGTCAAGTATCTTTAAGAGGTCATTGCGAGAAGTCCATTCTTTTTATGTCATTGCGAGGAGTCCTGAAGGGACGACGAAGCAATCTCGAAATTTAAGATAACATCTGAGATTGCTTCGCACAAAGAGCGCTCGCAATGACACAACGACTGAGATTGCTTCGCACAAAGAGCGCTCGCAATGACAGCGGACTATGGCTTTTTCTTGCCGCCGACGTTGCCACCACCGCCGCGTGCAACGAGCACCAGGGATGCACAGAGCAGCGCGAAGATCAGTGCCGATCCCTCGCTGGCCAGAGGCCCAAGCCAACCGGCGACCGGCAGTCTATCCTGCAGATTCTTCAGAAAAGGTATGGTAAAGATCGCAGCGATCACGATGCTCGTCAGCGCGTCGCCGGCGACGAGGCCCGAAGAGTAAAGAATGCCGCTAGCTTCCCTCGCTTTGGCGGCCTGCGGCGGCATGTTCTTTCCCGTTTTTGTCAGTGCCCAGTAAATAACAGCTCCGGTCATGACCGGGACCGAAAGCGACAGGGGAAGGTACAACCCGATGGCAAACGGCAGCGCCGCGATGCCCAGGATCTCTACCGCGATCCCGATAAGAACACCCAGGCCGACGAACGTCCACGGCAGCGTCCCTGTTAGGACGCCTTTTACCACGAACGACATCAGTGAAGCCTGTGGCGCGGGCAGTTTGTCTGAACCGATCACCATCGTTCTGTTCAACAGCATCAGGACACCGCCCATGAACAGCGCGGGCGCGAGCACACCGATGAATTCAGCGATCTGCTGGTAAAAGGGCGTGGCGCCTACAAGGTATCCTGTTTTAAGGTCCTGCGACGCGTCACCGGCCATGCAAATGGCGATGCAGACCACGCTGCCAACTGACATCACGCCGATCATACCGGACATTCCACCCCAGCCGAATGCCAGAAAGATAAGGCAGGTAATGAGCAGCGTGGCAATGGTCATGCCCGACACCGGGCTGGATGAACTGCCGACAATACCGACGATTCGTGATGCCACGGTGACGAAGAAAAAGCTAAACACGACGACGATCAGAGTGCCGAAGATGTTGATCTTTGTCTGCGGAATGAGGAGCATGGCAAGAGCGACCAGGACCGCACCGGCAATGACGACGGGCATAGGCAGGTCCTTGTCGGTTCTGGGCACAGTGGCATCGGGTAGAAATTTCAGTCCCCGTGACATGCCCTTGAATCCAACCTTAAAACACCGGTAGATCACAGGGCAGGCCTTGATCAAGCTGATCATGCCGCCCACGGCGACCGCGCCGGCGCCAATATACCTTATATAATAGCTCCTTATATCCGCCGGCGTCAGCATAGAAATCGGGTCGAGAGCCGGCGGTATCGACACGGCAAGATTTTGGCCGATGAACGCGATCAACGGGCTGAGCACCAGGTAACCGACCACCGCGCCGGCAAGCATATAGGATGCGATCCTGGGCCCGATTATGAAGCCGACACCCAGCAGGGCAGGAGTAAGATCGGCACTGATCTCCATACCCTTGATGCCGGTAACGAGCCACGCCGAAGTTTCCTTCCATAAT
Coding sequences within it:
- a CDS encoding tetratricopeptide repeat protein is translated as MISSEEYKILKSFAERIPDNDPGAHNNLAVVYYNKGLYDDAIGELEKALQIDPNFLLARNNMDLILKKSGKLEDKAKELGRMIETEPFDEHSTLELADTYRKLNRFSQAIIFYKKVLDYNPGSYEAHFGLGITLRSLGKYDDALEELKRSLEIKISPEGYRSLGEVYFNKGVIDLAIKSFQESILMDSASAEGHFLLGFALGEKGKLKEGLEEIHRAIAINPALAQFEPNLPIDLKEHKGQWDFLKEQLGIPKASVNEYQAHFNLGITYLNKGLFSESKREFDECLKVRNDHAELLTALGEIEIFLNHLPEARKHLDRSLEIDFSSARSANDMGIVFLKNNDYANAEVWFNKAIGIEHNYPSAVNNIAVVELSQNKIEPAITRLQQAVKLGSQEARYNLGMYYLRKGDYEHALKTFNGSTADDLFAQGLIYSETGRDEESITAFKGTLNIAPMYAGAYYNMGFVLMKVGKYDEGLSYIRKGMEIEPNFEKEKYRLAIDSDLYEFGPYYTIASAKELAEAPEQLPEFFPSIEPEPNTEDFISMAENAVRRNELDNALAMVEEAIKRSPESNQPIIMKAKILFQNDNYDDALDVLNAYSAKHPDDTEVKQVTAELLKSVGQLEEARQHYEALAEKQPQKAEWLSELASLNFTLGANDRALDIYNRLFALDNNNVQTHLGLLKIYLKNNSKDKALTHVQFLEQHHPDLYDANVYTGIYWLDNGDRQKAEKLLEKAIELDHSRPLPYYHLGLVEVQHGDFMNACDHWKKALLLSPDDDLSEKITHCLNITMEMLEFLKKEIR
- a CDS encoding tetratricopeptide repeat protein — its product is MADELIIDSKALIFATLADVYLSSGMVDEAISILKDGLGRNPNYTLGKIILGRAYYMKGNIDEALKTLEALYPEAKDSENTNLYLARCHKRIGDLDKAAQFYEIVMKINPQNKDARQELDSIAPKPAVASPKAEEPVIETTNLPPTIKEAAVVAVPIMEEPVIVDKKPPVEKIDQPVEPPVKEPVIPIVDTIPQAMLREEIDTEKETLESAPPKTEPQAVEKEPPVTEKPTAVKPEPKPTPEPELTRAERVAEIEKLLGAKAPEEAPVVPPPAKQEKETAKKEEEKAEEVPILPEIGFEIPTAAAAPPVQAAGVSPLDTLKEPMSHLLKLKAVKGAFICSRDGLLIQNSYEAREDIEEIAALIAAICNEADDSFKFLKEGAMEKCIIEKGDESVCVVTAGESLLCIVTKPEAKPGLVFVYARKIIEQIREILG
- a CDS encoding roadblock/LC7 domain-containing protein, whose protein sequence is MKLQELTKIPKVLGAGVAGKDGFIVESQFAVGYDPEKFGAMAARIMNQINKSLKIEASSIILYSPNMVFFARAKGDGIIFAIGNKDANLGLLKIKFDKI
- a CDS encoding radical SAM protein, whose product is MRVIAKTGSDDLAVVYLAKKSADKIIEFVEAIQPPSPRDKKWVLIISTMYGCPIQCPYCDAGGSYHGMLSAEDMLFQTDYMVGHRYPDNRIPAEKFKVQFARIGEPALNNAVIDVLEHLPGRYEAPGLMPCVSTIAPAGHNRFFKRLLSVKKSLYDDRFQLQFSVHTTDIGLRNWMIPAKKWEFRDIADYGNDFYSEGGRKITLNFALAEGMPVDPDVLRRYFDPRHFMIKVTPLNPTSKAVANNIRSCIRPDKQDCVILDELRNAGFDVLLSIGEWQENQIGSNCGQYITNYRKSKQKIPDSYTYPLIDLENK
- a CDS encoding NAD(P)/FAD-dependent oxidoreductase produces the protein MPRIAVIGGGPAGAVAALQLRRHGFDPVLFERNRIGGLALNANRIDNYLGFPDGISGLKLAGLISEQLRRHAVKFVRDEVSMLDHSRDRFILETSRRRYFFDIVVAASGTYPRRMDKALFHGDDSRVIYGVHPLRHISGRTVAVIGAGDAAFDYALSLQKRNNVYILSRSARAKCLPALWQAALQSRRVVYLGGVCIMKIDINKTRVLIRLRHFNDLIKVNYIVAALGRLPDLAYMKPRLLVLKKQLIRKKVLYVVGDAKNGRYRQIAIATGNGLRAAMEINNKWTTMRRQRDRRV